In Vigna unguiculata cultivar IT97K-499-35 chromosome 3, ASM411807v1, whole genome shotgun sequence, a single genomic region encodes these proteins:
- the LOC114176763 gene encoding inositol oxygenase 2-like, giving the protein MTILIEQPVLLESHVEGKNVQVVETNELVLDGGFQVPNNESKDAFNAPEINSFGQSFRDYEAESERQKGVEEFYRLQHINQTHDFVKRMREEYGKLDKAEMGIWECCELLNEVVDDSDPDLDEPQIQHLLQSAEAIRKDYPDEDWLHLTALIHDLGKILVLPSFGELPQWAVVGDTFPVGCAFDESNIHHKYFKDNPDYNSPAYNTKNGIYTEGCGLDNVAMSWGHDDYMYMVAKENGSTLPSAGLFIIRYHSFYPLHKEGAYTHLMNEEDFENLKWLKIFNKYDLYSKSKVLVDVEKVKPYYISLIEKYFPKKLKW; this is encoded by the exons ATGACCATCCTCATTGAGCAACCCGTTCTACTTG AGTCGCATGTTGAAGGGAAAAATGTTCAGGTTGTAGAAACCAATGAGCTTGTTTTGGACGGTGGATTTCAAGTGCCAAACAATGAGTCGAAAGATGCATTTAATGCCCCGGAAATCAATTCATTTGGCCAATCCTTCAG GGATTATGAGGCCGAAAGCGAGAGACAAAAGGGTGTGGAGGAATTTTATAGGTTGCAACACATAAACCAGACACACGACTTT GTGAAGAGAATGAGGGAGGAATATGGGAAATTGGACAAAGCTGAAATGGGTATATGGGAATGTTGTGAATTGCTGAATGAGGTGGTGGACGATAGCGACCCTGATTTGGACGAACCTCAAATTCAGCATTTGCTTCAGTCTGCTGAGGCAATCAGAAAAGACTATCCTGATGAAGATTGGCTGCATTTGACTGCTCTCATCCATG ATCTCGGAAAGATTCTTGTCCTTCCCAGCTTTGGGGAGCTTCCTCAATGGGCTGTTGTAG GAGATACATTTCCTGTGGGCTGTGCCTTTGACGAGTCAAATATTCATCATAAG TATTTCAAGGACAACCCTGATTACAATTCTCCTGCTTATAACACTAAAAATGGGATCTACACTGAAGGATGTGGACTAGACAACGTGGCCATGTCATGGGGACATGATGATTACATGTATATG GTTGCTAAAGAAAATGGCAGCACTTTGCCATCTGCAGGATTGTTCATTATCAGATATCACTCTTTCTATC CCTTACACAAGGAAGGTGCATATACTCACTTGATGAATGAAGAAGACTTCGAGAACTTGAAATGGCTCAAAATATTTAA CAAGTATGATCTTTACAGCAAGAGCAAAGTTCTTGTTGATGTAGAGAAAGTTAAGCCATACTACATATCACTCATTGAAAAG TATTTTCCCAAGAAGCTTAAATGGTGA